One Oncorhynchus keta strain PuntledgeMale-10-30-2019 chromosome 23, Oket_V2, whole genome shotgun sequence DNA segment encodes these proteins:
- the LOC118402411 gene encoding transcriptional regulator Myc-B, translated as MPLNSNMASKNYDYDYDSVQPYFYFDIEEDNFYHRQHSQLQPPAPSEDIWKKFELLPTPPLSPSRRPSLSSLFPSTADQLEMVTEFLGDDVVNHSIICDADYSQSFLKSIIIRDCMWSSFSAAAKLEKVVSERLATLQARRDSSVAGEASAVTSTNPNLNYLQELNNSASECIDPSVVLFPYPVAENPKHTKTTTACAMALPLDTPPNSGSSSDSDSEEEEEEEEIDVVTVEKRKSVRRSDLHMSSSPHLCPLVLKRCHVNIHQHNYAAHPSTRSEQPIKRIKFESSGRVLKQISNKCSSPRTSDSEDNDKRRTHNVLERQRRNELKLSFFALRDEIPDVANNEKAAKVVILKKATECIFSMQTDEQKLLLLKEQLRKKSEQLKSRLEQLRNSQQV; from the exons ATGCCGCTTAATTCAAACATGGCCAGCAAAAACTATGACTACGACTATGACTCGGTCCAGCCCTACTTCTACTTCGACATTGAGGAGGATAACTTCTATCACCGACAACACAGCCAACTCCAACCCCCTGCTCCAAGCGAGGATATATGGAAGAAATTCGAGCTGCTGCCGACACCACCGCTTTCTCCCAGCCGGCGACCTTCTCTATCCAGCCTCTTCCCTTCGACTGCAGACCAGCTGGAGATGGTCACGGAATTTCTCGGGGATGACGTGGTGAACCATAGTATTATTTGTGACGCGGACTACTCCCAGTCTTTTCTCAAGTCTATCATTATCCGGGACTGTATGTGGAGCAGTTTTTCGGCTGCTGCTAAACTGGAGAAAGTAGTGTCCGAGAGACTAGCGACGCTGCAAGCGAGGAGGGACTCGAGCGTGGCCGGGGAAGCTAGCGCAGTAACCAGCACGAATCCGAACTTGAATTACCTGCAAGAGCTGAACAACTCCGCATCGGAATGCATTGACCCTTCTGTTGTGTTGTTCCCATATCCGGTTGCCGAGAACCCTAAACACACAAAAACGACTACAGCGTGTGCCATGGCATTGCCTTTGGATACCCCACCGAACAGTGGTAGCAGCAGCGATAGCGATTCAG aagaggaagaggaggaggaagagattgaCGTGGTGACAGTGGAAAAGAGAAAGTCTGTAAGGAGGTCAGACTTGCACATGTCTAGTAGCCCACACCTCTGCCCCCTTGTCCTGAAACGGTGTCACGTCAACATCCACCAACACAACTACGCCGCTCACCCGTCGACAAGGAGCGAGCAGCCCATCAAGAGGATTAAGTTTGAGAGCAGTGGGAGAGTACTCAAGCAAATCAGCAACAAGTGCTCGAGTCCCAGAACGTCAGACTCTGAGGATAATGACAAACGCAGGACTCACAATGTGCTGGAGAGACAAAGGCGAAACGAGCTCAAGTTGAGCTTTTTCGCACTACGGGACGAGATCCCGGACGTAGCGAACAATGAGAAGGCAGCCAAGGTGGTCATACTCAAAAAGGCAACAGAGTGCATTTTCAGTATGCAAACGGACGAGCAGAAACTGTTATTGTTGAAAGAGCAGTTGAGGAAAAAGAGTGAACAGTTGAAAAGCAGACTAGAGCAGCTGAGGAACTCTCAGCAAGTTTAA